One genomic segment of Cervus canadensis isolate Bull #8, Minnesota chromosome 14, ASM1932006v1, whole genome shotgun sequence includes these proteins:
- the CDKN2B gene encoding cyclin-dependent kinase 4 inhibitor B, whose protein sequence is MLSGGGGDADLANAAARGQVEAVRQLLEAGVDPNRLNRFGRRPIQVMMMGSARVAELLLLHGADPNCADPATLTRPVHDAAREGFLDTLVALHRAGGRLDVRDAWGRLPVDLAEERGHRDVAGYLRAAAGD, encoded by the exons ATGCTCAGTGGTGGTGGCGGTGATGCAGACCTGGCCAACGCCGCGGCGCGGGGCCAAGTGGAGGCCGTGCGGCAGCTCCTCGAAGCCGGTGTGGATCCCAACAGACTCAACCGCTTCGGGAGACGCCCGATCCAG GTGATGATGATGGGCAGCGCCCGCGTAGCCGAGCTGCTGCTGCTCCACGGCGCGGACCCCAACTGCGCGGACCCCGCCACGCTCACCCGACCGGTGCACGACGCcgccagggagggcttcctggacaCGCTGGTGGCCCTGCACCGAGCCGGGGGGCGGCTGGATGTGCGCGATGCGTGGGGCCGCCTGCCCGTGGACCTGGCCGAGGAGCGGGGCCACCGCGACGTCGCCGGGTACCTGCGCGCGGCCGCGGGAGACTGA